The DNA region GGTTAGAGGCTGGGGTCCTCTCCAGCGGCCAGTTCGCTGAGTGCCTTTGCCACGTCGCGCTGCCGCTCGCGTTGGGGTGTAGATCCTCTGCGGTGCACCGTCGGTGCCGGCCTGGTCCTCGTCGTAGCGCAACGGTGCGGGGAATATCACTACACTCTCCCTTGCGAAAATGTCACATTCTCCCTAGACTTTTGTGACACGAACAAGATGATCAGGATGATGAAGAAGAGGAGGAGCGAGATCACGATCATGACGAAGACGATGACTAGTCCTTCGAAGTCGAACGCGTCGATCAAGAGCTCGACGACGCCTGCCGCGGCGATTCGCGCACTCCCGGTGAAGTCCTTCGTGCGTCTGAGTGATCTTCCTGGCACGGATACGGCTCGCAGGAAGGCTGTGTCCCGCGCGGTTGATAGCGGTGACCTCCTCAAGGTGCGACGCGGTCTGTACTACCGCGGCAAGGCGACGCGATACGGAATGACGCACCCCTCTACCGCTGATGTCGTCAACGTCGTGATGGGTCGCGTCGGTGTTGGTCTAGCCGGATTCTCGGCAGCCCGTGAATGGGGAGTGACGACTCAGTTGCCGGTCAGTGTTCACGTCGCGACCTTGAAGAAAGTTGAGGGTTTCGAGGGCGTGAAGCAGACGGTTCGAAGCAACTTGGCTCGCGCTGATCTCAACGCCAAGGAGATTGCTCTGCTGGAGTTGATGCGCGAACCTGACGTGTATGTCGAGGCGGGGTGGGACGCCCTTGTCGCGGCGGTTCGCGATGCGATCGTTACCCGTGCCGTCCGGGTCGACCGCCTCCGGTTCGCTGGGCACTGTGAGTATGACCTTGCGACTGGTTCGAACATTGACCGACTTCTCGATGACGTTGGCGACCTGTCGCCCACCGGCGCACGCGCGGCATGAGCCCCCGCCTTCGCGAAGACGCCGATAGCCTCAACGCGCTTGTCGCCCAAACTGCACGCGCTCGTGGGCTGGACCCGGCCTACGTCGAGAAGGACTTCTGGGTCACCGAAGTACTCCGGGCTGCTGCGATTGAGCGCACGATCGACGGGGCGAGCGAGGCTACCCGAGTTGTGTTCAAAGGAGGAACAAGTCTCAGCAGGGTCTTTGGACTCATAGAGAGGTTCTCCGAAGATATTGATCTGCTGGTGGTGTTCCCCGAGGGCCCGAGTGCCAAGGCCCGTCACAAGATATTTAGGAAGATCGACGCCGACGTGTGCTCCTGGCTCGGTACAGAGAGCAAGTCGCCAGACTCGAGCACAGGGATCCATCGCACGACAACCTACGTGTATCCAGCCTCGTATGGATCGAGTGCGATCAAGGAGGTCGTTGTTCTCGAACTCGGCAGCCGCGGGGGCGAGATCCCCGCGAGTGAGCACCAATACCGTTCCATGGTGGCGATCTACGCCGAGGAGACGTACGGCGACGACGAGAGTGTTTGGGAGGAGTTTGCCTCCTTCCCGGTCACGGTGCTTGCCCCCCAGCGCACTCTGCTTGAAAAGTTGGCGGCTGTTCATGCTGCGGTGACCAACAACGACCAACAGGCGATCTTCCAGTTTGGCCGGCACTTCTACGACATTGGGCGACTGCTCAAGTCGGAGCAGGTTCAAGGTGCTCTCGCTCTACTCGGTCCCGATGGAGTCGCGTCGCTCACTGACGACATCAACGACCGTAGCCAAGCAGCGGGCTGGAAGTGGGTACCGCGGCCGGATGGCGGCTTTGCCGACAGTCCCGCGTTCGACGACCAGCACGAGGCTCACGCGATTGTCCAACGCGGCTATACGGCGGCGCTGGAGTTGGTCCATGGCGTGGCCCCGTCACTCGCTGAAGTCGTCGACACGGTTCGTGCAAGTCGGGCAATTCTCTAGTTCTACACGCAGCCATCGCCAGACCCCATTCGGGCGCAGGAGTCCGTTGCCGAATCCCTTGCGACGCGGTGGCGCGGCGGCGTGCTTGGCTACTGCGGTTCTGGGTAGTCGAGGCTGATGCGCCACTGTCGGAGCGACTCGAAGTCCGCCTGGGACAGGTATGAGTAGTTGCCACTGCGGTAGGCGGTGATGCCGCGCTGCGCAAGCCAGCGGCGAAGGCCCGTGCCGCTCACGTGGAGGGTGCGACGCGCCTCCGCGAGCGGCACAAACTCAGAGCGAGGCTTCAGTGTCACGGCGGTGCCGGTCGCGACCTGGGAAAGGGCTGTGGTGATCTCGCTCAATGCCGCTGCCTCAGTGGTGTTCAGGCGACGTGTGGCGTTGTCGGGGCCGGCGAAGCGTCCATGGGTGACGTTGTTCACCAGCGCGGTCAGCGCGAGTTGGTGCTGCTCGGTCATGGTGATGGTGGTGTGCTTCTGACCATACATGTGGGCTCCTCAGGTGGGTGGTGGGGCGTCGTGTTTGCACGGTATCCACGCGGCCTGAAACGGTTGACTTGTGGGCAAGCCAGACCGATGCTCACCCGGTCTGAGGTGCGCCCGCTAATCCCAGAATGAGGGGTCTGGCGGCAGGTTGAACTGGCTCCGCCAACCCCTGCTAGGCGGAACTGACGCGGGCGCCACCAACACCTCGGTTGCATGGGAGCCGACCCCTTGCCCACAGTCGTGAAGGTGGTTGCAACAAGTCGTTGCCGCTGATGTCATACCCGTGTCGGACGGTGGTCTCATGAAGATTGGCTATGCGCGTGTGTCGACGAAGGCGCAGGAGTACGGGATTGCGGCCCAGTCCGCTCAACTTGCTCAACTCGGGATCGAGCCCGCTCGTATCTATACCGATGAGGGCCTGACTGGCACCAATCGTGACCGCCCGGGCCTCCGAGAGGCGATGGCCGCGTGCCGTGACGGAGACACCCTCGTCGTGACCAAACTTGACCGGCTTGCCCGCTCAGTCCTGGACGCCAGGAACATCGTCGACGAACTCGCGAGCCACGGTATTGCGCTGTCCATCGGTGGTTCGACCCATGACCCAAATGATCCTGTCAGTCGATTGCTGCTCAACGTGTTGTCCATGGTTGCTGAGTTCGAGGCGGACCTCATCCGCGCACGCACCCGGGAGGGAATGGCCGTCGCCGAGGCGAAGGGGAGACTGAAAGGCAAGAAGCCAAAGTTGTCGCGTCGTCAGGCGGCGCATCTTCTCGATCTTCATCAGGCGGGTCAGCACACGATCGCGGAACTCGCCGAGTTGTTTGGCGTGGGGCGCGCCACGGTGTACCGCGAGATTGAACGAGTTCCCGTGACGACCTGACCGTGTCCCAGTGATTATCTGACCGTTTGACGGGCCCCTACCGGGCAATTCAACGGACGGGTCTTACGGACACCCTCCGTAAGCGTGCGGGTCCAGGACTCTGAGTGTGTCCGCTGGCCGGACGGCTTTCGGTCGGCTGGTGGTTGCGTCGTCGCGAGATGCCCCCGCAACAATCGGTCTTCCGAGGTGGGCCGGATGAACGGATAGGTGAAAGCCGCACACGGTCCAATCGCCTTACGGGACATACCCCGGACGGTCGACCTGCTCAAGAGTTGCGGGTTTGCAATGCAACGGGCCGCTCAACTTGAAGTTCAGGGGAAGTCCCGTAGCCAAGTGTCGGCGCCGGGTGCTGTGAAGACGTCGCTACGCGCCGGAGGGTTCTCGCGGATTGGCGTTGATGTCGGTGTGAACTTGAACATCCGCAACGCCGAGAGCCCCGGCGATGGTCGACGGCGTGCTACACCACGGCGCGCCCCGCCACCAGGCGGGCCTGGCTCGCAGCCGGAGCAGCGGTCGCCCACGGCCTTTGAGGCGGCGCAGTCC from Demequina lutea includes:
- a CDS encoding recombinase family protein, which encodes MKIGYARVSTKAQEYGIAAQSAQLAQLGIEPARIYTDEGLTGTNRDRPGLREAMAACRDGDTLVVTKLDRLARSVLDARNIVDELASHGIALSIGGSTHDPNDPVSRLLLNVLSMVAEFEADLIRARTREGMAVAEAKGRLKGKKPKLSRRQAAHLLDLHQAGQHTIAELAELFGVGRATVYREIERVPVTT
- a CDS encoding nucleotidyl transferase AbiEii/AbiGii toxin family protein gives rise to the protein MSPRLREDADSLNALVAQTARARGLDPAYVEKDFWVTEVLRAAAIERTIDGASEATRVVFKGGTSLSRVFGLIERFSEDIDLLVVFPEGPSAKARHKIFRKIDADVCSWLGTESKSPDSSTGIHRTTTYVYPASYGSSAIKEVVVLELGSRGGEIPASEHQYRSMVAIYAEETYGDDESVWEEFASFPVTVLAPQRTLLEKLAAVHAAVTNNDQQAIFQFGRHFYDIGRLLKSEQVQGALALLGPDGVASLTDDINDRSQAAGWKWVPRPDGGFADSPAFDDQHEAHAIVQRGYTAALELVHGVAPSLAEVVDTVRASRAIL